From Pseudomonadota bacterium, a single genomic window includes:
- the aceE gene encoding pyruvate dehydrogenase (acetyl-transferring), homodimeric type: protein MIKDELATTNATLDVDPIETQEWLTSFDAMVQQHGHERARFILTRLLRQAQDGEIPLPALVQTPYLNTIPAAAEPAYPGDEAIERRIRRYIRWNAVAMVLHANERDGLGGHLSTYASAATLYEVGFNHFFRGADDGPGDMVYFQGHASPGIYARAFLERRLTEDHLRKFRREVAGGGLSSYPHPTLMPDFWQFPTVSMGLGPLSAIYQARFNRYLHHRGLADSSKSRVWCFVGDGECDEPETLGALHLASREKLSNLVFVINCNLQRLDGPVRGNGKIIQELEAVFNGSGWRVIKAIWGREWDKLLAADHEGVLADRMGQTVDGQYQKYSVESGAYIREQFFGPDPRLQALVADRTDAELARLRRGGQDLRKVYAAYHAAAGETERPTVILAKTVKGWTLGQGIEGRNVTHQQKKMTIKELAVFRDLLNLDISDSQLLDPPFIRFPKKSEEFEYLMERRQALGGFLPARKQVALRRSVPEVGFFERYLKGSGDQDVSTTAAFARMLGQLLAHRELGPWIVPIVPDEARTFGMDALFRQYGIYSSVGQLYEPVDAHMLMSYREAKDGQMLEEGICEAGSMASFIAAGSAYATFDKPLLPFYIYYSMFGFQRVGDQIWAAGDQRCRGFLLGATAGRTTLRGEGLQHCDGHSPLMAAAYPHVVHYDPAWAYEVAVLLQHGLKRMLEQEERVIFYLTLQNEGYPMPPMPEGVTQGIIDGIYCYRRGSGEGPRVQLLGSGSILCEALRAQELLSEQFGVVADVWSVTSYVNLQREALACERHNLLHPLEAPRVPLITRTLQGSEGPVIAVSDYVRALPDLVSRWIPGGLFTLGTDGFGRSDTRPALRRYFGIDAEYTALAALKRLAEGGTIDNQRVAEAVAKLGIDATQPDAATYLP from the coding sequence ATGATCAAGGACGAGCTGGCGACGACCAACGCGACGCTCGATGTCGATCCGATCGAGACCCAGGAGTGGCTGACCTCGTTCGATGCGATGGTGCAGCAGCATGGCCACGAGCGCGCGCGCTTCATCCTCACGCGGCTCTTGCGCCAGGCGCAGGACGGCGAGATTCCGCTGCCGGCGTTGGTCCAGACCCCCTACCTCAACACGATCCCGGCGGCGGCGGAGCCGGCCTACCCCGGCGATGAGGCGATCGAGCGGCGCATTCGCCGCTACATCCGCTGGAATGCGGTGGCGATGGTGCTGCACGCCAACGAGCGCGACGGCCTCGGCGGGCACCTCTCGACCTACGCCTCGGCGGCGACGCTCTACGAGGTCGGCTTCAATCACTTCTTCCGCGGCGCCGACGATGGCCCCGGCGACATGGTGTATTTCCAGGGTCATGCCTCGCCCGGCATCTACGCCCGAGCCTTCCTCGAGCGCCGGCTGACCGAGGACCACCTGCGCAAGTTCCGGCGCGAGGTCGCTGGCGGCGGGCTCTCGAGCTACCCCCACCCGACGCTGATGCCGGACTTCTGGCAGTTTCCCACCGTCTCGATGGGCCTCGGACCCCTGTCGGCGATTTACCAGGCACGCTTCAACCGCTACCTGCACCACCGCGGGTTGGCCGACAGCAGCAAGTCCCGGGTTTGGTGCTTCGTCGGCGATGGTGAATGCGACGAGCCGGAGACGCTCGGCGCGCTGCACCTGGCGTCGCGTGAAAAGCTGAGCAACCTGGTCTTCGTGATCAACTGCAACCTGCAGCGGCTCGACGGACCCGTGCGCGGCAACGGCAAGATCATTCAAGAGCTCGAGGCCGTCTTCAACGGCTCTGGCTGGCGCGTGATCAAGGCGATCTGGGGCCGCGAGTGGGACAAGCTGCTCGCCGCCGACCATGAGGGCGTGCTCGCCGACCGGATGGGCCAGACCGTGGACGGCCAGTACCAGAAGTACTCGGTCGAGAGCGGCGCCTACATCCGCGAGCAATTCTTCGGCCCCGATCCACGTTTGCAGGCGCTCGTCGCCGACCGCACCGATGCGGAGCTGGCGCGCCTGCGCCGCGGCGGCCAGGATCTCCGCAAGGTCTACGCCGCCTACCATGCAGCGGCCGGCGAGACCGAGCGGCCGACTGTGATCCTCGCCAAGACCGTCAAGGGCTGGACCCTCGGCCAAGGGATCGAGGGTCGCAACGTCACCCACCAGCAGAAGAAGATGACGATCAAGGAGCTCGCCGTCTTCCGCGACCTGCTCAACCTCGACATCAGCGACAGCCAGCTCCTCGACCCGCCCTTCATCCGCTTCCCCAAGAAGAGCGAGGAGTTCGAGTACCTGATGGAGCGGCGCCAGGCGCTGGGCGGCTTTCTTCCCGCGCGCAAGCAGGTCGCCCTGCGGCGCAGCGTGCCGGAGGTCGGCTTCTTCGAGCGCTACCTCAAGGGCAGCGGCGACCAGGACGTCTCGACGACGGCGGCCTTCGCTCGGATGCTGGGCCAGCTCCTCGCCCATCGCGAGCTCGGACCGTGGATCGTGCCGATCGTCCCCGACGAGGCGCGCACCTTTGGCATGGACGCGCTCTTCCGCCAGTACGGCATCTACTCCTCCGTCGGCCAGCTCTACGAGCCTGTAGACGCGCATATGCTGATGAGCTACCGCGAGGCCAAGGATGGTCAGATGCTCGAGGAGGGCATCTGCGAGGCCGGCTCGATGGCGAGCTTCATCGCCGCGGGCAGCGCCTACGCCACCTTCGACAAGCCGCTGCTACCCTTCTACATCTATTACAGCATGTTCGGCTTTCAACGCGTCGGCGACCAGATTTGGGCCGCCGGGGACCAGCGCTGCCGCGGCTTTCTGCTCGGCGCCACCGCCGGCCGCACGACGCTGCGCGGCGAGGGTCTGCAGCATTGTGACGGCCATAGCCCGCTGATGGCTGCCGCCTACCCGCACGTCGTGCACTACGACCCGGCCTGGGCCTACGAGGTCGCCGTGCTGCTGCAACACGGGCTCAAGCGCATGCTCGAGCAAGAAGAGCGGGTGATCTTCTACCTGACGCTGCAGAACGAAGGCTACCCGATGCCGCCGATGCCCGAAGGGGTGACGCAGGGCATCATCGACGGCATCTATTGCTACCGGCGCGGCAGCGGCGAGGGGCCGCGCGTGCAGCTGCTCGGCAGCGGATCAATCCTCTGCGAGGCGCTGCGCGCCCAAGAGCTCTTGTCCGAGCAGTTCGGCGTCGTCGCCGATGTCTGGAGCGTCACGAGCTACGTCAACCTGCAGCGCGAGGCGCTGGCCTGCGAGCGTCATAACCTGCTCCACCCGCTCGAGGCACCGCGCGTGCCGCTGATCACGCGGACGCTGCAAGGCAGTGAGGGCCCGGTGATCGCGGTCAGCGACTACGTGCGCGCGCTGCCGGACCTGGTCAGCCGCTGGATTCCCGGTGGCTTGTTCACGCTCGGCACCGACGGCTTTGGCCGCTCGGACACGCGTCCCGCCTTGCGGCGCTACTTCGGCATCGATGCCGAATACACGGCGCTCGCCGCGCTCAAGCGCCTGGCCGAAGGCGGCACAATCGACAACCAGCGAGTGGCGGAGGCCGTCGCCAAGCTGGGAATCGACGCCACCCAGCCCGACGCCGCGACCTACCTACCCTAG
- a CDS encoding serine/threonine protein kinase: MLGAKSAGEAVRLTQTLTIAKRIGRGRLGTVYAAVHEVLARRFAIKVLRPALTASETVRLRLRHAVREASQIDHPQVASIVDFGRLSDGRYYLTTDYVRGLPLARVLERDGRLSPSRAVETLLQLAEALDAAHRQHVVHGELKPNNITVFDAADGGLRLRLRDFAVATALAVQPLSGSSRLADRAETLLANYGTVDYLAPELLGGSAASPTPSADIYALGALGYHLLTGQPPFVGEPERVVAAHLGSEVVAPSRRSGCEELPTTLEALLLRCLQKDPAERFRALEPVVRALRALAAEAVSVGATSHAEEELTAPWAITPPPGAEGEAELLPASPGRLRQLLYETTLELAQHAATEGLAGPSLLVELEALKLARDEAEQLVVEGGLLENRFEDIRRELRESEAALRYTVIDLNLARGESEHGGPIDAEAAADLEHRVHELEWNLAELDRQREQRFATLNAELRQRIDRLRAVERTMAAHYRRLHDDLEGLRGALQTDRARLLYRRVGHCRAALAAHSPTSALP; the protein is encoded by the coding sequence ATGTTAGGCGCCAAGAGCGCGGGGGAAGCCGTCCGGCTGACGCAGACCCTCACCATCGCAAAACGTATCGGCCGGGGTCGCTTGGGCACCGTCTACGCGGCTGTCCATGAGGTGCTCGCGCGGCGCTTCGCGATCAAGGTGCTGCGACCCGCGCTGACCGCCAGCGAGACGGTACGCCTGCGCCTGCGGCACGCCGTGCGGGAGGCGAGCCAGATCGACCATCCCCAGGTTGCCAGCATCGTCGACTTCGGTCGCCTCAGCGACGGCCGCTATTACCTGACCACCGACTATGTGCGGGGGCTACCGCTGGCGCGGGTGCTGGAGCGCGACGGGCGGCTTTCGCCGAGCCGCGCCGTCGAGACCCTGCTGCAGCTCGCCGAGGCCTTGGACGCGGCCCATCGACAGCACGTCGTCCACGGAGAGCTCAAGCCAAACAACATCACGGTCTTCGACGCCGCGGACGGGGGACTGCGTCTGCGGCTGCGCGACTTCGCCGTGGCCACGGCGCTGGCGGTCCAGCCCCTTTCTGGCTCCAGCCGGCTGGCCGACCGCGCCGAGACGCTGCTCGCCAACTACGGTACGGTGGACTATCTCGCGCCCGAGCTCCTCGGGGGCAGCGCGGCGTCGCCCACGCCGAGCGCCGACATCTACGCGCTGGGAGCGCTCGGCTATCACCTGTTGACGGGGCAACCGCCCTTCGTCGGCGAGCCCGAGCGGGTGGTCGCGGCCCATCTGGGCAGCGAGGTGGTCGCACCGTCGCGCCGCAGCGGCTGCGAGGAGCTGCCGACGACCCTCGAGGCGTTGCTCCTTCGCTGCCTGCAGAAGGATCCAGCCGAGCGTTTCCGCGCGCTGGAACCGGTGGTCCGCGCGCTACGCGCGCTCGCCGCGGAGGCTGTTTCGGTCGGCGCCACGTCGCATGCGGAGGAGGAGCTGACGGCGCCTTGGGCGATTACGCCGCCGCCGGGCGCCGAGGGTGAGGCTGAGCTGCTCCCCGCTTCGCCGGGGCGCCTGCGCCAGCTGCTCTACGAGACGACGCTCGAGCTGGCGCAGCACGCCGCGACCGAGGGGCTTGCCGGGCCCTCGCTGCTGGTCGAGCTCGAAGCGCTGAAGCTCGCCCGCGACGAGGCCGAGCAGTTGGTCGTCGAGGGCGGGCTGCTGGAGAATCGCTTCGAGGACATCCGTCGCGAGCTGCGCGAGAGCGAAGCGGCTCTGCGCTACACGGTGATCGACCTCAATCTGGCGCGGGGTGAGAGTGAGCACGGCGGACCGATCGATGCCGAGGCCGCGGCCGACCTCGAGCATCGTGTGCACGAGCTCGAGTGGAACCTGGCCGAGCTCGATCGGCAGCGTGAGCAGCGCTTCGCCACGCTCAATGCCGAGCTGCGTCAGCGCATCGACCGCTTGCGGGCTGTCGAGCGGACGATGGCCGCCCACTATCGACGCCTGCATGACGATCTCGAGGGTCTGCGCGGCGCCCTGCAGACCGATCGCGCGCGCCTGCTCTACCGCCGCGTGGGGCACTGCCGCGCGGCGCTCGCGGCTCATTCGCCGACGAGCGCCTTGCCCTGA
- a CDS encoding MlaE family lipid ABC transporter permease subunit, producing the protein MAFELTSEQGDDGLLTLILRGPLDAEAAEPLVGLVARLVRQRRNVLLDLAGVPAIDSIGLATLTECLALARRRGTSLRARGASPSLRQALAAASAPAPEPPRASAPYLERVGSAGQRLARAALAFAHLLADTGYWAVVAPLRRRLPPPGATTEQATRIGVDSVPIVGLTGFLLGLILAFLAAYQLRQFGATIYVANLVALTMVRELGPVMTAILVAGRSGSAIAAELGTMTVNEEIDALRTMAIDPIRYLVVPRVYAISLTQPALTLFSMALGVGGGLLIGILFLDLNATIYLKQTVQALSLNDLWHGLSKSLVFAWVIVMAACHYGLRIRGGPADVGRATIASVVSSIFAVIMVDSAFAVVATVLK; encoded by the coding sequence ATGGCATTCGAGCTGACCTCCGAGCAGGGCGATGACGGGCTGCTCACGCTGATCCTGCGCGGGCCGCTCGACGCCGAGGCGGCCGAGCCGCTGGTCGGGCTGGTCGCGCGGCTGGTGCGCCAGCGACGCAACGTGCTGCTCGATCTGGCGGGGGTGCCGGCGATCGACTCGATTGGCCTCGCGACCCTGACCGAGTGTCTGGCGCTGGCTCGGCGGCGCGGGACCTCGCTTCGCGCACGCGGCGCGAGCCCGAGCCTGAGGCAGGCGCTGGCCGCCGCAAGCGCCCCGGCGCCCGAGCCTCCGCGAGCGAGCGCGCCCTACCTCGAGCGCGTCGGCAGCGCCGGCCAGCGGCTCGCGCGCGCCGCCCTGGCCTTCGCGCACCTGCTGGCCGATACGGGCTATTGGGCGGTGGTCGCCCCGCTGCGCCGCCGTCTACCGCCGCCCGGGGCGACCACCGAGCAGGCGACGCGCATCGGCGTCGACAGCGTGCCGATCGTCGGCTTGACGGGCTTTCTGCTCGGGCTGATTCTGGCCTTCCTGGCGGCCTATCAACTGCGGCAGTTCGGGGCGACGATCTACGTCGCCAACCTGGTCGCGCTGACGATGGTGCGCGAGCTTGGCCCGGTGATGACGGCGATCCTCGTCGCTGGCCGCAGCGGATCCGCCATCGCCGCCGAGCTGGGCACGATGACCGTCAACGAGGAGATCGACGCCCTGCGCACGATGGCGATCGATCCGATTCGCTACCTCGTGGTGCCGCGGGTCTACGCGATCTCGTTGACGCAGCCCGCGCTGACGCTCTTCTCCATGGCGCTCGGCGTCGGCGGCGGGCTGTTGATCGGCATTCTCTTCCTCGACCTCAACGCGACGATCTACCTCAAGCAGACGGTCCAGGCGCTCTCACTCAACGACCTCTGGCACGGGCTCTCGAAGAGCCTCGTCTTCGCCTGGGTCATCGTGATGGCGGCCTGCCACTATGGGCTGCGCATCCGCGGCGGTCCGGCCGATGTCGGGCGCGCCACGATCGCCTCGGTGGTCTCCAGCATCTTCGCAGTGATCATGGTCGACAGCGCCTTCGCTGTCGTCGCCACCGTGCTCAAATGA
- a CDS encoding ATP-binding cassette domain-containing protein — MIAARSGILPRAEEGPAEPALDQAAPAVEVRGLSAGYDDRLVVHDLSFTVPRGRIVCLVGGSGCGKSTVIRTLVGLLKPMAGTVRVLGRDPLHLGERERIALLRRVGMLFQGGALLGSLSVGDNVALALREHTDLPDGVIRRIVEQKLALVGLRGRQTCYRHSSGRHAEARRDQSRIGAGPDAARLRRALGRPRPRRRGGARRDPARVTAAARHDDGRGHARARQHRRDRRPRRDVGARWPPAGAGQRRRAAAERSTGRARVLPAQRPDRRRADDRAELAGRAGSGYRAGSAPPAARRPALMATRAQQVRLGVFIVLATLLFVVAVGALAGLRLWNPRDRYFVRYHESVSGLASGAAVNMQGVRVGTVERVLVDDVETVRVRLALDPGTPIKADTRAVVASIGLTGLRFVELSGSSRRAPRLHPNGPRSEIRAGSSLTETITGRAIDVSQKIEQVANNLIRITDDTNRERLGSLLRHADQAAEGLAALLERERVGRLMTNLDRSATAMARAASAVDQLASELRPGLRAMVADGAAAMATLQRTLQRTRPQAALDEVALAARALRLRIEQPGTGQALNALRDAALTLQQLGIQLTGTLRRSDPQLARLLSVLQGAAGNLRAFAQAIRDRPSLLLRGEAVKERSLP, encoded by the coding sequence ATGATCGCGGCTCGCTCCGGCATTCTGCCACGCGCGGAGGAAGGCCCGGCGGAGCCGGCTCTCGACCAGGCCGCGCCTGCCGTCGAGGTGCGCGGCCTCAGCGCCGGCTACGACGACCGGCTCGTCGTGCACGACCTCTCGTTCACGGTGCCACGCGGGCGCATCGTCTGCCTCGTCGGCGGCAGCGGCTGCGGCAAGTCCACCGTGATTCGGACGCTGGTCGGGCTCCTCAAGCCGATGGCCGGCACGGTGCGCGTGCTGGGGCGCGACCCGCTGCACCTGGGCGAGCGCGAGCGCATTGCGCTGCTCCGTCGCGTCGGCATGCTCTTCCAGGGCGGCGCGCTGCTGGGATCGCTGAGCGTCGGCGACAACGTCGCGCTGGCGCTGCGCGAGCACACGGACTTGCCTGATGGCGTGATTCGCCGCATCGTCGAGCAGAAGTTGGCCCTGGTCGGCTTGAGGGGACGGCAGACTTGCTACCGGCACAGCTCTGGGCGGCATGCGGAAGCGCGCCGCGATCAGTCGCGCATTGGCGCTGGACCCGACGCTGCTCGTCTGCGACGAGCCCTCGGCCGGCCTCGACCCCGTCGTCGCGGCGGGGCTCGACGCGACCCTGCGCGGGTTACAGCGGCAGCTCGGCATGACGATGGTCGTGGTCACGCACGAGCTCGCCAGCATCGGCGTGATCGCCGACCACGTCGTGATGTTGGCGCGCGATGGCCACCTGCTGGCGCAGGGCAGCGTCGCCGAGCTGCAGCAGAGCGCTCAACCGGGCGTGCGCGAGTTCTTCCAGCGCAGCGCCCCGACCGCCGCCGAGCGGACGACCGGGCCGAGCTTGCTGGCCGCGCTGGAAGCGGATACCGAGCGGGAAGCGCTCCCCCTGCAGCACGGCGGCCAGCGCTGATGGCTACTCGCGCACAGCAGGTGCGGCTCGGCGTGTTCATCGTGCTCGCCACCCTGCTCTTCGTCGTCGCCGTCGGCGCACTGGCGGGGCTCCGGCTCTGGAATCCTCGCGACCGCTACTTCGTGCGCTACCACGAGTCGGTCAGTGGGCTGGCCAGCGGCGCCGCCGTCAACATGCAGGGGGTGCGCGTCGGCACTGTCGAGCGGGTGCTGGTCGACGACGTCGAGACCGTGCGCGTGCGGCTCGCGCTCGATCCGGGGACCCCGATCAAGGCCGACACGCGCGCCGTGGTCGCCTCGATCGGGCTGACGGGCCTGCGCTTCGTCGAGCTGAGCGGCAGCTCGCGACGGGCCCCGCGACTGCATCCCAACGGGCCGCGCTCGGAGATCCGCGCCGGCAGCTCACTGACCGAGACGATCACTGGCCGGGCGATCGACGTGTCGCAGAAGATCGAGCAGGTCGCCAACAACCTGATTCGCATCACCGATGACACGAACCGCGAGCGTCTGGGCTCGTTGCTGAGGCATGCCGACCAGGCAGCGGAGGGCCTCGCCGCCTTGCTCGAGCGCGAGCGCGTCGGACGGCTAATGACGAACCTCGATCGCAGCGCGACGGCGATGGCGCGCGCCGCCAGCGCCGTCGACCAGCTCGCGAGCGAGCTCCGACCTGGCCTGCGAGCGATGGTCGCGGACGGCGCGGCGGCGATGGCGACGCTGCAACGGACGCTGCAGCGCACGCGACCCCAAGCAGCGCTCGACGAGGTGGCCCTGGCCGCGCGGGCGCTGCGCCTGCGGATCGAGCAGCCGGGCACGGGCCAGGCGCTCAACGCGCTGCGCGATGCCGCGCTGACCCTGCAGCAGCTGGGGATTCAACTCACGGGCACGCTGCGCCGCAGCGATCCGCAGCTCGCGCGCCTGCTGAGCGTGCTGCAGGGGGCCGCCGGCAACCTCCGCGCCTTCGCGCAGGCGATCCGGGACCGACCCTCGCTGCTGCTGCGCGGCGAGGCGGTCAAGGAGAGATCACTGCCATGA
- a CDS encoding response regulator transcription factor — MSAVILIVEDELDLVSTLEYTLQREGYRTRAALTGRAALELAQQEPLPDLVLLDLMLPDCSGLEVCRQLRRDERTRGIPIVIASAKGEEIDRVVGFELGADDYVVKPYSVRELLLRVRAVLRRHALSPGDEQATPLTFGSLRLDDEAHRCWVADDEVTLTALEFRLLTLLLARRGRVQTREVLLSDVWGIQADITTRTVDTHVKRLRQKLGAAGQYIETLRGVGYRLRATPEATEA, encoded by the coding sequence ATGTCAGCAGTGATCTTGATCGTCGAGGACGAGCTCGACCTGGTCAGCACGCTCGAGTACACGCTCCAGCGCGAGGGTTATCGCACGCGCGCCGCCCTGACGGGCCGCGCGGCGCTCGAGCTCGCGCAGCAGGAGCCGCTGCCCGATCTCGTGCTGCTCGATCTGATGCTGCCCGACTGCTCGGGTCTCGAGGTCTGCCGCCAGCTCCGCCGAGACGAGCGCACGCGCGGCATCCCGATCGTCATCGCCAGCGCGAAGGGCGAGGAGATCGATCGCGTGGTCGGCTTCGAGCTCGGCGCAGACGACTACGTCGTCAAGCCCTACAGCGTGCGCGAGCTGCTGCTCCGCGTCCGCGCTGTGCTGCGGCGCCACGCGCTCAGCCCCGGCGACGAGCAAGCCACCCCGCTGACCTTCGGCAGCCTGCGACTCGACGACGAGGCGCATCGCTGCTGGGTCGCCGACGACGAGGTGACGCTGACGGCGCTTGAGTTTCGCCTCTTGACCTTGTTGCTGGCCCGCCGCGGCCGGGTCCAGACCCGCGAGGTGCTGCTCTCCGATGTCTGGGGCATCCAGGCCGACATCACGACCCGCACCGTCGACACTCACGTCAAGCGCCTGCGCCAGAAGCTCGGCGCCGCGGGCCAGTACATCGAGACGCTGCGCGGCGTCGGCTACCGCCTGCGCGCCACCCCGGAAGCGACGGAGGCCTAG
- a CDS encoding membrane integrity-associated transporter subunit PqiC yields the protein MIVAATTPGARRARATGARGLARLALLLGAASLTGCWGTPPANEYYYVLAAPTLSGSQRTQRKGPTLAVAPLQVAPGYESQRLVYRGSEHELRYYGYRRWAADPAELATRALIRHLRASGRFARVDDEAHLPQASALLGGTIEAIEELDRGDQTYAHLAATLTLQAPDGSLLLRHEFDEVRRCAARDPRRVVALLSQILAEQATRLAPRALHALAR from the coding sequence ATGATCGTCGCTGCAACGACCCCCGGCGCGCGCCGCGCGCGGGCAACCGGCGCGCGCGGCCTCGCGCGGCTCGCCTTGCTCCTCGGCGCGGCGAGCCTGACGGGCTGCTGGGGCACGCCCCCAGCCAACGAATACTATTACGTGCTCGCGGCCCCCACGCTCAGCGGCTCGCAGCGGACGCAGAGGAAGGGGCCAACGCTGGCGGTGGCGCCGCTGCAGGTCGCTCCCGGCTACGAGTCGCAGCGACTGGTCTACCGCGGATCGGAGCACGAGCTGCGCTACTACGGCTACCGCCGCTGGGCCGCCGATCCAGCTGAGCTCGCGACGCGCGCGCTGATCCGCCACCTGCGCGCCTCCGGCCGCTTCGCCCGCGTCGACGACGAGGCGCACCTGCCCCAGGCGAGCGCGCTGCTCGGCGGCACGATCGAGGCGATCGAGGAGCTGGACCGCGGGGATCAGACCTACGCCCACCTCGCCGCAACGCTGACGCTTCAGGCCCCAGATGGCTCGCTGCTGCTGCGCCATGAGTTCGACGAGGTGCGCCGCTGCGCGGCCCGCGACCCGCGGCGCGTCGTCGCGCTCTTGAGCCAGATCCTCGCCGAGCAGGCCACGCGGCTGGCGCCCCGTGCCCTGCACGCCCTCGCGCGCTGA
- a CDS encoding PAS domain-containing protein — MRLGVRSTIFAASLLLFAGVGLGTGAYLERTLRHRLETQIEADLERLARTAVELLKATAPDGALDRPMADALADRLGRTTAARVTIIAADGRVLGDSACELSALGALENHAGRPEVQAALRRGRGVARRASNTLHTSMVYVAVRFARAHEQGVVRIATPLSAVAVAIHHLRVTLALGGMVGLALAIALGTLASTLISRTLRSLVLQARTIAGNHAHRLPLPATSELAVLAGSFNQLAAELQRSVAALASERDRLATILEGMSEAVLALDAEQRVTLANRAATSLLDLDGTASGEVIALAALGLPPLRELVDRATETTEASTAEFALGPSGAARHILARAARLRASPGCVVVLHDVTEVRRLETVRRDFVANVSHELRTPISVIRANAEALLDGALADPEHAQRFLAAILRHAERLARIISDLLDLSRMEAEQQHFERGVTALGPLVQRAIEAVEDSAGEKAITLANEIGAGTTVVVDESALEHVLLNLLDNAVKYTQPGGKVSARSAVHSGHVRVEVHDDGPGVEPQHRDRIFERFYRVDPGRSREMGGTGLGLAIVKHLVNALGGEVGVSAAQPRGSVFWFTLPRGEAAEGSIAGTQGKALVGE, encoded by the coding sequence ATGCGACTGGGCGTCCGCTCGACGATCTTCGCCGCCTCGCTGCTGCTCTTCGCCGGCGTCGGCTTGGGCACCGGCGCCTATCTCGAGCGCACCCTGCGCCATCGGCTTGAAACCCAGATCGAGGCCGACCTCGAGCGCCTGGCGCGCACGGCCGTCGAGTTGCTGAAAGCGACGGCGCCCGACGGCGCGCTTGACCGCCCGATGGCCGACGCCTTGGCCGATCGCCTCGGTCGCACGACCGCGGCGCGGGTGACGATCATCGCCGCGGACGGCCGCGTGCTTGGGGACTCCGCCTGTGAGCTCAGCGCCCTCGGCGCGCTCGAGAACCACGCTGGTCGGCCCGAGGTCCAAGCCGCGCTGCGTCGCGGTCGGGGGGTGGCGCGCCGCGCCAGCAACACCCTTCATACCTCGATGGTCTACGTCGCCGTGCGTTTCGCGCGCGCCCACGAGCAGGGCGTCGTACGCATCGCCACCCCGCTCTCCGCTGTCGCCGTCGCGATTCACCATCTGCGCGTCACGCTTGCGCTCGGCGGGATGGTCGGCCTGGCCCTCGCGATCGCGCTCGGCACACTGGCCTCGACGCTGATCTCGCGCACGCTGCGCAGCCTCGTGCTGCAAGCCCGCACGATCGCCGGCAACCATGCCCACCGCCTGCCCTTGCCGGCGACCAGCGAGCTGGCGGTGCTCGCTGGCTCCTTCAATCAGCTCGCGGCCGAGCTCCAGCGCTCGGTGGCGGCGCTCGCCAGTGAGCGCGACCGCCTGGCGACGATCCTCGAGGGTATGAGCGAGGCGGTGCTCGCGCTCGACGCTGAGCAGCGGGTGACCTTGGCCAACCGTGCCGCGACGAGCCTGCTCGACCTCGACGGGACAGCGTCGGGCGAGGTCATCGCCTTGGCGGCGCTAGGCCTGCCCCCCTTGCGCGAGCTCGTCGACCGGGCCACTGAAACCACGGAGGCCAGCACAGCGGAGTTCGCGCTTGGGCCGAGCGGCGCCGCTCGCCACATCTTGGCCCGCGCGGCACGCCTTCGGGCGAGCCCAGGCTGCGTCGTCGTGCTGCACGACGTCACCGAGGTGCGACGCCTGGAGACCGTCCGCCGCGACTTCGTCGCCAACGTCTCGCACGAGCTGCGCACGCCGATCAGCGTCATTCGCGCCAACGCCGAGGCGCTGCTCGATGGCGCGTTAGCCGACCCGGAGCATGCGCAGCGCTTTCTGGCGGCGATCCTGCGCCACGCGGAGCGGCTCGCCCGCATCATCAGCGACCTGCTCGACCTCTCCCGGATGGAGGCTGAACAGCAGCACTTCGAGCGCGGGGTTACGGCGCTCGGCCCGCTGGTGCAGCGGGCGATCGAAGCCGTGGAGGATTCCGCGGGCGAAAAGGCGATCACGCTCGCCAACGAGATCGGGGCGGGCACCACCGTGGTGGTCGACGAGTCCGCGCTCGAACATGTCCTGCTGAACCTGCTCGACAACGCCGTGAAGTACACGCAGCCGGGCGGCAAGGTCAGCGCACGCAGCGCGGTCCACAGCGGCCACGTCCGCGTCGAGGTCCACGACGACGGACCGGGGGTCGAGCCGCAACATCGCGACCGCATCTTCGAGCGCTTCTACCGCGTCGACCCCGGACGCTCGCGTGAGATGGGCGGCACCGGACTCGGCCTGGCGATCGTCAAGCACCTGGTAAACGCGCTGGGGGGCGAGGTCGGCGTGTCGGCGGCGCAACCGCGCGGCTCGGTCTTCTGGTTCACGCTGCCGCGGGGAGAGGCCGCCGAAGGCTCGATCGCGGGCACTCAGGGCAAGGCGCTCGTCGGCGAATGA